A segment of the Cricetulus griseus strain 17A/GY chromosome 6, alternate assembly CriGri-PICRH-1.0, whole genome shotgun sequence genome:
TCCTATGATGAAGATTCTTTTAGTTCAGGGAATGCACTTTGAAAATCAAGAATCTCTCAACTGACTTTCTTATAATCCTAGGAAGTAAGCCTTAACCAGCCCTGTGTACAGAGGAGGGTACTGAGGTTCAGAAGAGCCACCGTCGTCCAGGAAAAGATGTCCTGCACTAGCACCTAGCTGATGACAGGCCATCCCATCACTTCTAGAGCCCTTTAAGGTAGGCCTCCCCATTTGTTGTGCCCTGAAGGAAATAaatggggcatgggaggatgggtgatTTAGTCAAAGTCATCAAGTCTGGTGTTGAAGGATATTCAGACTCAGGCCTGATTGAGTCCAGGGAGTATTCGATATCTGGGTGCCTACTGCATGCTGGGTGGCACTTCAGCACCCCGTCTGGTGGATGGAGTCAAGGATTTTAACCCACAGGGTAGAACACCTGAGCCATGGTGAGCGAGTCCCCGGGGCCCGGCTCCCGGGTCCCCTGGCGGCCAAGAGATGAGGCGCTGCGCGTGAACGTGGGCGGAGTGAGGCGGCTGCTGAGTGCGCATGCCCTAGCACGCTTCCCGGGCACAAGGCTGGGCCGCCTACAGGCAGCAGCGTCCGAGGAGCAGGCTCGGCGCCTGTGCGACGATTATGATGCAGCCGCACGCGAGTTCTACTTTGATCGGCACCCGGGCTTCTTCCTCGGCCTGCTGCACTTCTACCGCACCGGCCACCTGCACGTGCTGGACGAGCTGTGCGTCTTCGCCTTCGGCCAGGAGGCCGACTACTGGGGCCTGGGCGAGAACGCACTGGCCACGTGCTGCCGCGCGCGCTATCTGGAGCGGCGAGTGACACGGCCTCGCGCCTGGGACGAGGACAGCGACACGCCGAGCAGCGTGGACCCATGTCCCGACGAGATCTCCGACGTGCAGCGGGAGCTGGCGCGCTATGGTGCGGCCCGCTGCGGCCGCCTGCGCCGCCGCCTCTGGCTCACCATGGAGAACCCGGGCTACTCGCTGCCCAGCAAGCTCTTTAGCTGCGTGTCCATCGGCGTGGTGCTCGCCTCCATCGCTGCCATGTGCATCCACAGCTTGCCGGAGTACCAAGCCAGGGAGGCAGCGGCAGCGGTGGCTGCAGTGGCCGCGGGGCGCAGCGCAGATGACGCGCGCGATGACCCCGTGTTGCGCCGCCTGGAGTACTTCTGCATCGCCTGGTTCAGCTTCGAAGTGTCATCGCGCCTGCTGCTGGCTCCTAGCACGCGCAACTTCTTCTGTCACCCGCTCAATCTCATCGACATTGTGTCGGTGCTGCCCTTCTATCTCACACTGCTGGCTGGCGCGGCGCTTGGTGGCCGGCGTGGAGCCAGCGGAGAGGAGCTGGGAGACCTGGGCAAGGTGGTGCAAGTGTTCCGCCTCATGCGCATCTTCCGTGTGCTCAAGCTGGCACGCCACTCCACTGGGCTGCGCTCGTTGGGCGCCACGCTCAAGGTAGGATGGCTGAGGCAGGGTTGGGGCAGAGGGAAGATGCAGGGCAGGGTGGGTTAATTGCTGCGTTTGGAGCCTTGCCACATACAGGTGCCCATGGACTAAGATGTTACCCATTGAGCCAGGTATAAGGCTAAAGGCCGGATACACACTCATATTCATCCTGATTAACCACACAACTGTGTAAAGAAGGTCTTACTGGACCTGGAGTGCTAACTCGGCTAAGAGCCctagttgctcttccaaaggacccaagttaggttcccagctcacaacagtctgtaagttcagggcatctgatgccctcttctggcttccacaggcactgcacacacgtgGTCCGCAAATGTACATGCAAACAACTCCcttacatgtaaataaaaataaatctcaaaaacattaaaagaagGGCTTGGTGCTACCTGTATTCCcccagaagaataaagaaaaaataatatataaaaataaatacagaaaataaaaataataaataaaatggagtgaatcccagggatggagagatggcttgtggTGGAGCAGgaactgcccttgcagaggacccaagtttggttttgagcacccacatcaggtggagTCCCAGTGGACTCCAGCACTTCTGTGggcacccagacacacatgcatatagccataaacatacacaaaatcttaagtaaatattttaaaaattaaagtgaacCACTATTGtacacaggaaggaagggagggagggagggagggagggagggagggaaagagggagagaggaaggaagtagggaaggaaggaaagaaggaaggaagggagagagggaaggagggagggaagaaagaaagggagggagggagggagggaaaagagagggaagggCTTTTGATGTGTCTGTGATAGCAAATAAAACACAGCACCAAGAAATCTGCAAAGCAGGATGCTAACTGGCTTCTGTCTTTGCACCTCTCTTGTGACATCTTTGGATGATGCAGGTAGTCTCAGGTCACCCTAGCCTAGGAATAGCCTAGAGCTAACATTTACTGTGCACAGAATGAGTGTCTGTGCCAATTTCCCATTCATTATTGATTAGACCTTAGGACAGCTTGCTCGGGAgagctttaatttattttcttcccgTAAATGAAGAACCTGGGGTGGCTAACTGTTTTATAAGCCTGGTTGCAGTTTATTGGCCACTGGCCCTGCCCGGGGGATGAAATTAGCCTGGTTCAGAGGAGAAGGCAACATGAAGAACTTGTACCACAGTCTGATGAGGTAACAGTGAATGTCAGCAGGGGGGACACAGAGGGATGAGATTCGGGGTTGAGGTGTGGGGATGTGGACccatgtctttgtttgtttgttttttgttccaaGGGCAATGAGGAGCTTGTGAATGGCTTGTATTGTCACTACAGATGTGAAAACTGGGGTTCTTAACGTGACAGGACTTGTGGGGGATCCTTAATAAGTGGCAGAGAACAAGCCAGCTGTGCCCAGCTCCAGCCTTTTGTGCTCTCCCAAGCCCTAGGTTGGAGCacctgcactacaacacttccacagtataggttaaggggcttgaggatttaaataaagacaagacagcaggtctttcttgcagggagaatgccctttattccaacaagagtgggggcttatatatcagtcagcagggatggtggaaaactacccagataacaagttcaggttcccagtcCCATCTGGCAATCCTGAATGGGCgaataacaggataacaggaacttgcactcaggccttcaaggaaggaagaaaacaggatgtacctgctaggtaagctcctagtcacaagctggtcagcagacccctatgggggaCGGGCCCAACACTAGGTAACCCTGTGAAGGATCCCCAGAAAGGCACTCCCAAGTCCCTCCCACCCTCATGACAGCATCTTGCTTGTCCTGATAATGCATGGCAGCCAGGATACCAGCCATTGGTGTGTGACTTGGGGAAGAACCCTCGGGTACCAAGCAGGTACAGGAAAATATGTTAGCCAGACCCCTCTAATTCAGAACCACCCTAGGGAAGAGCCTTATGCTCGCCAAACCCTGTCTACTTTGCAGAGAAGCTCTCTTAAGGCTCCTGGCTTTGCCgacaaggaaagagaagagtgaTAACCAGAGCTATGAGAGTCAAGAAACAGACTAACCTAGCCTGGGGGCGGGGCTTACTGCTAAAGTGAGGTCCCAGGCCATCAACAGCTTCCTCAATGCCCAGAAGCTTGCCAGAAAAGCAGAACCTCTGGCTCTACTGCAGACCTACTTGAGTTCTGGCTTTTAAACAGACCCCCACACAATTCTTTTGTATGTTATCCTGCTGTAGAAAACGGGTTCTCAGAATTGGTGACATTTGAGGACAGGTAATTCTTCATTGGGAAGGAGGGCATCTAATGTTCCGTGAGATAATAAGCCTTATCCCTGGCCTGTATGGATGGATGCATGCCAGCCTGCCCCTACTATGACAACCAACATGGTCTCCAAGTAAAAAAAGGTCTCCCAGTATTTCCAACCATCCCTGGTGGGCAAGGTGTGCAGGATGGTTTTGCTTGAGAACCAGACACCCATAAACTAGTGTATTCTTTAGATGGCCTAGGGAACTCATACCCTCTCAGTTTCCTTGCAGGGCAGACAATATTTTCAATACTTGTCAGAAATGTTGTAGAGCAACTCAAACATTCATGAAACCAATTCTTTGCATTATGAAATATAAACTGTGGTTCTCTTGGTTCTGCCAGTGCACAAAAAACATCAGGGTCCTAATTAGTGTGGCCAAGCAGGCACCATGTACACAGAAGTCAGGCCTGCGTTCAATCGCAGGGAGTTTTGTTGCTTAATGTAGTTGGGAGAGTGGAGTTCAGAGTCAAGGTCTTGGCACCAGTTTTACCATTTTATACTCTGTAAGCCTCAGTGTCTCGTGATACTAGGCCTGGAAGTCCAGATAGTGCTGACTTAGGTTCATACATTTTCTTTCAGCACAGCTACCGTGAGGTGGGCATCTTACTGCTGTACCTGGCTGTGGGTGTGTCAGTGTTCTCTGGTGTGGCCTACACAGCTGAAGAAGAAAACGAGGGCTTTGATACAATCCCTGCCTGCTGGTGGTGGGGCACCGTGAGCATGACCACTGTGGGCTATGGGGATGTCGTGCCGGAGACTGTGGCTGGCAAGCTGGCAGCCTCAGGCTGCATCCTCGGGGGCATCTTGGTGGTGGCACTGcccatcaccatcatcttcaACAAGTTTTCCCACTTCTACCGGCGCCAGAAGGCACTGGAGGCAGCAGTTCGGAGCAGTGGGCAGCGGGCGTTTGAGGACTTGCTGAGCAGCGTGGATGGGGTATCAGAGGTGTCTCTGGAAACATCCCAAGAGACTTCTCAGGAGGGGCGGTCTACAGACCTGGAGACCCAGGCCCCCAGTGAGACTGCGAAACCTCAGAGTTGTTAAAACCAGGGCTCTGCACTCCCTCCCCACAGCTCCAGAGTCAGCTAACAGAGCAGAGTCCTCCCCTGCTGAAGATCTGCATGGGAGTCATCCATCCACCGGAGCAATGAGACCTAGAAAAGCCCAGAGCAGGAGAATACTGCCCGTATTCCACAAGTGCACACAACCTCCTTTGAAGTAGTTATGCactaagaggaggaagagaacaaccTCCATATGAGCCCCTTTAGCCCTGTGCTGACAGATAATTATCCCCGTTTCACAGATGAGGGAACTGAAGCTCACCCAAATGTCACAGAGCTACTGTGAAGAAATCAGCTTTTAACACGAAGTCCCGGAAAGGGGGCTGCATCCTCAGGCAATCCATAGGATCAAGAGCACAACCATCTTCAGTACTACTTCCTAGGGCTGACCTATAGAGACAACCTGAACAGACCCTTCTGGGACCTAGAACTGGCTCTACACCTGCTATGGGAAAGGTAGCCAACCCCTGCCCCCAGAACTAGAACCTAGCCCATCGGTCACAATTTGCAACCCAGAGAGAAGATTGCGGAGGAGGCACTGACTTACAACTAGCTCAGCTTTGAACTGTTGGTGGCAGAGGGCTGCTGTACATGGTCCTGTCCTGCTTGGTTTGTGTTAGCTTGACACAGAtaaaatacctccatcagatcacctgtaggcaagcctgtgggacattaTCTTAATGgctgatatgggagggcccagcctactgtgggcagtaccatccctaggcaggtggtcttggagtatataagaaagcaaactgaacaagccTTGGGAGCCAGttagtaagcagtgttcctccatggttcagctcctgcctccaggttcctgccttggcgtTCCTCAATGGACCATGACCTGGGatatgtgagccaaataaaccttttcttctccaagttggttttggccatggtctttatcacagcaataaaacctgACTACCACAACTCCCATTCCACCCTTGGAAGTTCCCTTGTTCAACACAGAACTCTAGCCCAGGCAAATGCTTGAGATTCCTGTCCCTTTGGCCAGTGCTGGTCCTGTCATGCTTGACATAGGTAAGCCACCAAATCTTTTGGCTGAACAAGTTGTGAAGGGGTCTGGCTCCCACTTTTTTACACACTGCAGCTAAGCACCCATTTCTAGATCCTCGGGGCCTCCCTGAGGCCCCATCTGTTCCATCACACTGACTCCCAAGGCGGAAGCCATCACCTGGCTCACCCCCAGGACTGGAGCAGGGTGGGTTAGTACACATTGCCAAGACCGAGCAATTGCTACAGCCTGCTGGGCACCAGACactgggaggaaagaggaaagagagagagggaaagaccctGCTCAACACTGAAAGGGAGGCCCAGTCCCCAGCCCTGCTTTGGTTTGGGAACTTTCAACAATGACTCCACCATGGTTTACCACTCATTTAGCATATCATTATTGGAAGAGTCCTGAGCTAAGGCTTCCCATGTGGCCTACATTCATTCCTTCAGATGAATGGTAATTTTAGTGTTGTTTAGACATTTTTCAACGCCTTTGGAGGAGGTATGCACTCTCCACTTTCCCATGGCTTCTCCTCTGTCCCCTCCCATACAAGCCCTCTTCCCACCCCTGTCGGATTTGCCTTGGCTGCTGGCCCTCTGCCTGACTGCTTACCAGGTTCAAGAGGTAGTTATGGTAGAGAACACAAATGTCCCCATACTCACTGGGAAGTAGTTGTGGAGAGACTCAAATGTAATAGCCACAAACTTTCATAACGGTTAACTTTACCAGGGAGGAAACCATAAGCATGTGTACTCTTCCAAAGTCCACAACCTGAGACCCTCAGAAAATGCTTTCCCGAGGCCGTGACAGACTGTCTAACCTGCTCTAATAAGGACAAAACAGCAATTAGGCAAAATGGGTCCCAGGGAAGAGTATTCCAAATAGAGTACACAACAGATGCCCAACACGTGGATTCCCGGTCTCCAGATTCCAGCAGAGACAGGAGCTAAGCCAAAGGCCTCTGGGAAGCTCACCATGCTAATCATCTCTCCAGCATATTCAGCTCCTAACATCTGTGCCCAGCTGTGCCCAGCTTGAGGGACAGACTGGAGAGCTTCCGCCACACTCCTTTGGCGTGGCTTAACACACATCCAGACTCTCTGATCCTTCAAACGGAACTCTAAACGTGATGTGGGGACAGATGAGGTGAGAACTGTCTGGCTTGAGTCTGCTGCAGGTTGTTTGTCATCTTCGAAGCAATGCAGTGTCTCTCTCCCATCCCAGTGGATTGCTGGAAAGTGTTACACAAATAGAGATCCGTGCCCAAGCACCTGCCTCTGCGAGCCTGGAGCTGGTTGCTGGATTTAGTCTGAGTGACTGGGGAGAGTAGGCAATCAATAAAACAGAGTGACTCACAGTCCACATCCTCTCAGGCTTTGTCTGAGGTAGTACCACAGTTTGCATGTGACAAGAACTCAGTTGGAATTCACATCATCAGAACGTGTAACTCCTCAGGCTTTGTGGCACAGGCCTATAGCCCCAGGGTTAGGAAGGCTAAGAAAGATCTCAAgttcagcctggcctacagagtgagttcaaggacagcctgggcaacttagtaagttcctgtttcaaaataaaaaggtcTGGGATTGTAGTTTAGTGAGggaacacttgtctagcatgcatgagaccttgggttcagtccccagcaacaCACAAAGATGAAAACAGTTTTGAAACAGTCAAATAATGAAAACTGTGAGTGACAGTAGCAAGTGTCAGTCTTTGGTTGCAAACACTAgaaactggcaaaaaaaaaaaaaaatgactgaactGGAAGGTATATTCATGTTTAGTGGTTCTGTAACAAGTTACCACAAACTCAGTGGCTTAAAACAACAAATTTATTCTTACACAGTTCACATAGCCAGAAGTCTAAAATCAAGTTGTTAGCAGGGCTTTGCTTCTGGGAACTGTAGGGGGGAGTCCCGACCCCACAGAAACCTCCTCAGTTGTCAGCCTCACTCCCATCTCTGTCCCAGGCATCACATCACACTTTCCAGGGTGTGTGAAATTTCACAAAACTTTTCTCCCCTAAAGATCCCTTTGATGACATTGAGGGCCCATGGGGAGTGATCCAAGGTAATGTCATCTCAGGGTCCTTTTGATCACAATGGTAAAGGCCAATGTTCTGAATAAGGTAGCATCTACAGGTCCCAAAGATTCCTGTAAGGACATTAGAGGCAACCGGTCAGCCCACTGAACTGGAGGAGTCCATCAAGTTTACCCAAAGGAAAAACTGACTGACAGGGCCTGAGGCAGCAGAGACACAAGGAGAGTTCTGGGGACCTCAGTAGCAGCCCAGAATCCTTGTCTAGGGATAGTGCCTTCCAGACCTTTATCTCTAATCAccgtatgtgagtgtgtgtgtgtgtgtgtgtgtgagtgtgtgtgtgtgtgtgtgtgtgtgcgcgcgtgtgtgagtgtgtgtgtgtgtgtgtatgtgtgtctgtgtgtgtgtgtctgtgtgtgtgtgtctgtgtgtgtgtgtgtagtgtgtgtgtgtgtgtgtgtgtctgtgtctgtgtctgtgtgtctgtgtgtctgtgtgtgcttgtgattGTCCCTGCGTGTGTGTGTTCCCCCagaaccactgaaccatctcccagacTTGTTCCCCTCCATCATTTTGCTTATAGATCCAGTTTCCCTACAGGAAGGATGAAGGTTTGGCTGAGTCATCTGTTTTCTCTTGGCAGAGCTGGAGGGCAGAGTGCTGTGTTGACAAGTGCAGCAGATGGAATGAAATTAGTAACTCAAAGACAAGGCCATGTGCTGTCACATAAAGGAGGGTCAAAAATAGCAGGTGTccactacaatccacaccacaccacaccacacacacacacacacacacacacacacacagacacacacacacatacacacacacacacacacacacacacacacacacacacacacacagaaactgtcACATATAATCCAACCACCGATCCTCTCTCAGAAGGGGAAACACCCCAAAGCCTATCCTGTTAATGGATCCATCTCTTAAGTTCATTCTTCCATGGGGGTGCACCAATATTCTGTAAACAGCAAGCAGACTGTTACCAGCATGCTCTGGGAAtgagatgggaagaaaggaaatgaaagcttCTGCCATGAGGAAGACACCATTTGTCCCATTGCTGCGATGCTCAGGGCTGCTTGGGCACTGAGAACATGTTCTATTTGCCGTGCCATGTGCACCCTGCCTTTGGCTGGCGCTACGGTAGTTGAGTCACTATTTGATAGGGTGCCCTAACCCTTTATTCCTAGAGAATCGAAACCCTTGAAAGTGCTAGGAGCAAGGAGATGCCTCAGGGCTCAGGGGATTCCCTGGTGTTAAAACTCCTCGATGCcttctctctgtgtagcactaATGGAGTTTCCCCTTGATGGCCTAGTCAATTACCAAGGCAGCACTGTAACTCCCTTTATATTTGTATTCTTGGGGATAAGATCAGAAATGCCCAGGTGACAGCCTCCATCTCTAATTCAGGGAACTAGCTGCTATATCCATTAGAGAAGCATTCTGCTCATGGGCACCAAAACCTTGAAGTTTGCAAAACTCAAGCCACAGAGACAGGAGGCAATGGATCTGCAAGTGGACCACTGTGCTTCTTTAGAAGACACACATGTAATTCTTCAATGGTAAACACCTTGTTTTGCAACCAGCAAACATCAGTGGGCCACTTGAGCCCATGGCTGCACTTGGTGTGGGAGTCCTTGCCAGGCTAGCCTGACTTTCATCTTCAAGACCCAACAACAAGGCAGAATCTGACAGCAGAACCATTATACAAGAAGAGTGTGTGCCTGTCACAAAGTGGGAGATAAATCCAGAATGTATGTGTCCGTGAAATTCTATCAttttccctcccatcttcccttcttctctctggtGCATGTGtaacacacgtgtgtgcatgtgtgcacatagagACCAGAGGCTGATGTCGTGTGTTTTCCATGATTTGCTTTCACCGTGTATTTTGAGACAAACCCAGCACTCCTGACCTAGACATTCTTCAGGAGAAGGGTAAAAACATGCTGGGTTCACTGGAGGCCATACTTAGTGGTGGGATTTATGATAAGAAAGCACAAGTAAGTCCATAGAGAAATCTTTTATTCCCTTCCTCTACAGGGTGCCAAAGGATCTGGAGTCTGTAAGGCCTAATTCATGTGGGCTAGCATTTGGTTCAAGTTTCATTAGCCAACTCATCCAGTTGCTAGAGCCCAGCCAGCTCTTGGAGCTAGCAGAGAAGACCGAATCTCTAGTGATTACATCTCAAAATCAGACTGGCCCCAAATTACATTTCCCCCACTGAAtcaaacacccccaccccacgcacacacacaaaatctattTCCTGCCCATCTACTTTTAGCTTTCCAGGACAAATCGATTCCATCTTCCAGCTAAGCAACCTTGAACAAGTAGGAATCTGCGAGCTCTCTTACATTGAGAAAGGTTGTGAGCTGTTTGCGTCAGTTTCACAGGGCCTTGGGTTCTTCCCACACTCTCAGTGGACCTCACCACTTAACAATACTACTCGACCAACACCAAACTCCATAAATGGGAGAATTCAACAGCAACCAGCTGCCAACTTTGGAATTTGAACTTGACTCTAGTCCAACTTTTAGAAGATTCTTTACCATAGAACAgaagaattctttat
Coding sequences within it:
- the Kcns1 gene encoding potassium voltage-gated channel subfamily S member 1, with the protein product MVSESPGPGSRVPWRPRDEALRVNVGGVRRLLSAHALARFPGTRLGRLQAAASEEQARRLCDDYDAAAREFYFDRHPGFFLGLLHFYRTGHLHVLDELCVFAFGQEADYWGLGENALATCCRARYLERRVTRPRAWDEDSDTPSSVDPCPDEISDVQRELARYGAARCGRLRRRLWLTMENPGYSLPSKLFSCVSIGVVLASIAAMCIHSLPEYQAREAAAAVAAVAAGRSADDARDDPVLRRLEYFCIAWFSFEVSSRLLLAPSTRNFFCHPLNLIDIVSVLPFYLTLLAGAALGGRRGASGEELGDLGKVVQVFRLMRIFRVLKLARHSTGLRSLGATLKHSYREVGILLLYLAVGVSVFSGVAYTAEEENEGFDTIPACWWWGTVSMTTVGYGDVVPETVAGKLAASGCILGGILVVALPITIIFNKFSHFYRRQKALEAAVRSSGQRAFEDLLSSVDGVSEVSLETSQETSQEGRSTDLETQAPSETAKPQSC